The window TTTTCCCATAACTGCTGATATAGATCTATAAGAcgcattgtttttttctgacgAGAACGAGCGTTAAAAACGGGAACTGAACCAAATGTGGGACGGACTCCGAACGGATCCAAAGGCTGTTTTACTTTGCCGGCGCTCTGTAATGCTGCAGAGACACCGGATACACAAACGCAGGCCGGGAAACCAAATGCCAGACAAACAACACGTCAAAAGGCAGCGCCCCGGGGGGCGGGGGCTTATTTCAGCCCTCTGTTTTACTGTGTTGGGTGACTTTAAATAATCAACCAAACATCACAATGTTAATAAATACGTGCATTTGTTTCTTGTGCTTTTATCCCGATGCATTTCCACTTATCTTACTAACCTTCatgttgcttttttaaaatcttatttCTATAGACGTCTAGACAAAGCTTATGATGCATCAGTGCCCTGAAGATGACTCCCAAACGATCGTTCCAATTTCGGGGGGGCTGGTGCAACAGTCCTGTTGGTTTCACGCTGTGCATGACAGCGGAAAAAAAAGGGTTAGCACTGCCCTCAACAATAGGTCCCGTCCAAAAAAAGGTCCAGTGGGATTTGAGGACACATGGCACCATTTCTAAAAGAGTCCCAGTGACCTTGCAAATGTAACCTCAGAACTGGTGTTTCTGGAAGCAGATAAGTGTCCTAATGATATCAAGAATATTGCCAGTTTTCCTTTCAAAGCAACAAAGCGGGACTTGTTGCACGACCAAAATTCCTTTTCGCAATTTGGCCGGCCATTGTTCGGCGTGCTGTGAACTTTGAACAACCTCTTCCTGGCTTCCCCATCGGAGCCGTCGTGGACGGACTCGCCGGCCGTGAGCTGATGGCACATTGGGAAGGATTGATCCAACGCTCCGTCTTTGTGCTCTTTGAGACAGAGGGATGAAAGGTGGAGACTAAGCCTgcgcttttctttctcccttcagCGAGTATGTTGCAGCAGATACTTGCTGCGGAACGGGAAAGCTTTCCTACCCTGGCATTGTTTTCCATCCCGGATGCTTTTAACCGCTGGATAAGAAGCTCTCATTGGAGAGTTGGGAGCGATTTCTGCAAAACGTGGATCTTACAAGCTGCTGCGTGAAAAATGTGTTGCTGCACACGTCAAAAAAGATGCCAGTTGGCTCCTCTTGATTCACATTTGTAACATTTAATGACCTGCTAAGCTAAACTCCAACTGATTGCTTTGAATCCTGTGAGCGTATTCCCCGCTTTGCATAATCAAGCcctcattcaaaaaaaaagcaaatttgCGACAGTTTTCATTAGGAATTTCCTTTTACATTCAAAACCACGCCACATTCCCTCCAGATTCTCTGCATGTGGTAATCTGGTATGTCAGATATTActgaatatttcatttgggcGTCACTTAAGTCTGACATTATCACTGGGGGAAAAAGTTCATTTGCATGTTGGCTTTACATCTATATTTCCCATTACGGCATTATTAGTCATTCCAGAAGCAAACTTTACATTATGATTAGTTTGTTGTTGAGAGCAACTAATGAATAAGATCATCCTGTCTGCTGTCATTGCGTCTCCCCTTCAGAGAGGGATGCCACATTAGATCAGCTCTCTAGACTACACTGAAGATTAAAGAGATATGGAAGCTCTGCCGGTAGCTGCAACAAGACCCATGTCAGTCCCTATTTGTCACATGTCacagggaaacaaacacacacacaagcattacAATCCGGAGAGACACCAGAAAATGGAACCACGGATGAGATCAATGATCATCTTTAATTACACTAACGGGAGACAGTGTGAATGATTTGCTTCGAGTAAGCAGGCGGAAAACAGAACATCACAGCGCACAAACGGCATTTTGTAAGTGACACATATCAGCCGTGAAGCAATGATGCATTTGGAGAACTAAGGAAGAGCAGGTAGACGGCCGCTGCATGTAGAGGACCCTTTAGGGTGGCCGCGTATTTTGAAATCACTTAGCCGGGAGGAGAGAGTCTTAAAGGAGGCGAGGTTCAGAAGAAAAGGAGGGAAGAAATCAGCCGGTCTCTGGCAGAGTGAGGCAGCCGGGTTGCTCCTCGCTGACCCGGGCCGCTGAGGGCTGCCCGTCGATGGCACTTTGAGTTTGGACTTGCTCAGAGACCGTCTCTACTGCAGAGGCACCTGAGGCACCTGGAAAAACAAGAcagcgaggaagagagggaggaggcgaaGCAagacaagagaggagggagagcaaGGGGAGGAAATTTACTTCCACGGAGCAGAAGAATTGAACCGAGATTTGTGAGGTGAAGGGAAGAGACAGTAAAACATTAAGACGTTTAAAATGTCCCAGGAAGGATTTGAGATAAAAGACAGCTGTCTTCGTGCCTTTTGTGGTTCTGGCTGGAGATGATGATAGAGAAACGTGCGTCTGTCTGCGTTAGTCCCGCCCCCGCACGCCACACAAATAGACAGGATTTATTGGGCGTCGTGATGTGTGAAAGCTCGGATTGGCCAAGAATGGAAAATCTCGCCCGCAGTCAAAATCCCTGgggtgtgcttgtgtgtaaGGTAATCAAAGActggtgtcggggggggggacatcatATTGTGTGTGGTGGTTTATTGTTGACACCAGGCCTCCCATTAGAAGCTTCCAGCCTCTTTAAGATTCAAACAGAGTGTTTTCTCTTTCCACCGTATAACAAGAGAAAACAGGGGAACGTTTCCAGCAGAGAGCCGGTGTGTACGATGCtgaataaagagagagagagagagagagagagaggggtacTTACATCCGGGGATCTCCGTCAGCTCGTTCAGCGGTGGCACCGTCTCTAACGTGTTGGCGTATTTCTTGGCGGCCAGTCGTTGCGCGTGCCGTGCCTCTATTTCCTTTTTGGTCCTCGGGATGCGACACTTGAATATACAACATAGGGTGATAACTAAaggagaggggagaaaggggcgggggggcacaATTGGTTTATTTGAATAGCACATTGCACCACGGATGGGTCACGAATTGTTACTTGCACAAAtaatacatacagtatacaatgaaatttactttttttaccttttaatcTATCAGTCAAGTTCTATACAGACATCAATGATGAGGTcaattactattactgtcaaaTTACTGTTGAAAATttcaaaacagaagaaaaaaaatggatgcatttatttgttattagCACACTGATGATCAAGCATGCTAAGAGGACATCGACATACTAGCATGGTCATTGGAACCATGTCGGCATGCTGCTGTTtgcagtgtgtctgcaggcaCCATTGTGCAGATGCACAGGTTCAATTCTGAGGGAGAAGATGTGTCTATTTTGTTTGTATGAAATGGTGCttttaggaaaagaaaaggcCTCGTAGATTTTGTCACAGTGCAGAAAATGTCAGATACACAATTTGCACTGAGAGAGaatctctcctccccctctttacATTTTAGGCTCCTATGAGTCACTTGTGGAGTCACAGAAGGGATCTCAGCCTTTCCCTTAATCCTAGTTTAATTATTGCTAATCACACTGTGCTTGATTGTCGCACTGTGGACatataattgtatgtattgAACCTTTGGCCTGCAGCTTTTTCTCAGGGTTAAAGTCTATTTGCAGAACACATCGAGACAAAGTGATTTCATACGTACTGATTGCTAAAATAAACATTGAAAAGATGGCGATGACCTGCCATAACCGCAGCCCCCAGAAAACCACAGACTCTGAGGTGATGGGGTCTGGCTTCTTCGGGGGATCTGTGGGCAAaagctgtaaataaaaacaagagacAATGTTGATCTTTTCGACTGAGAATTTATAATGAACTCTGTTTAATGTGAAGTACACACCAGAGTCATGTAAAACAACCGTTTCATAAAAGAAacatctgaaacaaaagaaagtcaTCTAAAAGGCATCAAGTCCCtgattagttaaaaaaaacacaaaagcagctgATGAAAAGGTCACTTCCTCCAGCGAAAAACACCCacatggtttttatttttttgtgtgcgtcTCTCTCCCTTACACATCACTAACAAGCGCACGCGTCTGTAAACATGACACCGTGCAGCCGCAGTAGACCCGGTCCCACGCGGGTTTCTCCTTTTCTACTTTATATTGATTGCTTGATTAGATGATAGATGATCGATTTGGAAACTGCACACCATAATCCAACGAGTGGGGAGGATCAGAAAATGGAGCATTATCACATTTGCTGCCTATACTCGTGACACCGTAATGTGGTGAGATTTAACAATTTTCCAAGAATAGGCCGAGACTGTGATGTAAACAAAGCAGCGCTGAGCTCCTCAGGAGATCAGATACGTACGTGAATTGTTTCGTtttgatggaaataaataaaagtacaatatttaacCCATTTGCAGGTGTATTCTGACCAAAATGGTTCACAATGGGGGGATAGCAGATATCACTATTACCATGAATAGAAATATTTAGTGTCATTCGGAACAACGTTTTTTGGAGTTCTTGCCAGAGTCAAAAAGATCGAGCGGATTTTTGGCCCTTGTGCTTCCTCCGTCGCGCCACGTGAGCCTCTCAGCAGCAGCGTAAACAGACCTGCTGTTTGCGTGTGAGCGAGCCGACAGGCTTCAGCCGGCCAACGTGTGACAGCAAAAGCTGTCTCCAGGGGGCCGGAAGCACCGTCCGtccccccggaggaggacgcgagagggggggggggacgagaacTTGAACAAAGAAGCTGcaagaaggcaaaaaaaaacaactgtctgTGTGAGTTCACACTCCCACAGAAGGATTAGCAGTGATGGGGATATTTAGCACCGCTGCTTCAAGAGCGTTTACATAATGCTAAATCCTTTCCTCTGGGGCAATTTCATGGGGCGGGATTAGTGGCTGTAAGACTATAAGTTTTcttttggtggaaaaaaaacgacacaGAATCAGACGTGACCTCGAGTTACCTCGTGTTGATCATCACGTACCAAATTGATGACGTATTTTTGTGCGTTGGCTTGATATTCAACGGCATGGGTGAATATTCTTTGTTATATTGTTGATTTTCTTAAAAGGTTCTCAAGAGTAATTGAGGAGAATTGGTACAATGCGCCAGAGGATTTATAGTGACAGGTAGgaactttttaataaaatgataatgtattataataaaatgtacGCAGCGTATTCGCACACCACGCTCAGTATCTAGATGATATTTCTTCATGGTTGAAGCCAAGTTTTAAAGTCTGTTTGTATTCCTATCTTTAATATGCGACCACAGCTACTGACTCATTCTTATATAAATGTTGTTCTAATCTACACAGCTTAGGGAAACGGAGGAGCAGTATTCTCTCCAACgcgacccccctcccttcagcacaaaagcacaaaaacaacttGGCCGAGCGTGACGTCATCCGCCTCCCGTTTGCACCGGTGCACACACATGTGGCACAGCTATTCCCACGGGGACATAATGTATCAGGTATCCACAAAATGTCCCCCCACTCCTCATTaaccgggggcgggggggggggccacaaAGCGACCCCGTGAACCGGCAGAACACGTGCACCTGTCCCCGACGCATCCTGTGGGAACCCGCGGAGGACGTGCCGTCGTGTCGGGCTCTTACCTCGGGATCCGGGACCtgggaggacacggaggacaaGCACTGGGACAGCAGCACCGCTCCCCAGCCCCGCAGCAGGAGCTGAGGTGGACACGCCGGCTGATCCACAACCatcctctcccccccacccccctctttctccccgCAGCCACCCTGCCCcctgtctccctcttcctctcgtcctctccttcttcttcctctcactcTGTCCGCGCTGgcgccgtaaaaaaaaaaaaaatcgaaagGAGAGGACCACAGTGGCCCCTGGGTGTTTAACGGGGACCGTGGTGCTGTCAGCTTCCTCTCATACTCAGCTGTCTGCTGCTCTGccgtctcttcctcttctcgctctcccAGAGACACCAACTGCAGGCAGCCCGAGACCGCCGAGCCTGCAGTTGGGGTGCATTAATTAATCAATAGAGCCGGTGTGCTTTACAGCCGGGGACAGGCAGTTAACACGgtgcagggagagggaggggaggggagggggggatgggcAGTAGGGTGAAGCATCACTGCAGTGGGGCAGGATGTGCCAGAGGAGCTGTGTGTTTGCACCTGAGgggggagcaaaaaaaaaggggagacgAGAACGTTTGTTTTTATCTCCAAAACATTCGGGCGCGCTCACCCCGTCTAGTTAATGTCCAATTGCCCCAGCCACTGCTGTAAATGCCTAGACCTATACTGACTACACGAGATAAAGGTTTCAGGTGAATGAGCGACTGACTGAAGCGCCCTGCAGGGCGACGCTTTTCTCACTGACTCAAGATGTAGAAGGAGCGTGAAGTTCTGAAGAAAAGAACCTGGGACACAATAACTTACATGTTGTGATCGAGGAGCACACACTTTAATGCAGTGGCATGCTTGAATATGACCTTCCCTGATGATTTATATGAAATGTTGCCCGACCGAGATGGCCTCTGGTGGCGATGTCCTCAGCCTCGGCCGTAGAGTAGCCGCCTGTGATTGGCTCGTGTCGGAGGTGTTGGATGCAATCACTAAAGCGGTGCTCCGCTGGATCGACTCCGAATCACAGAGTGAAGAAGAGCCTGGTTAGTGGATGCCAGCACAGAGACTCAGCTTTTCCTTTATTGTTGAATCTCCTTGAGAATTCTGCTGCTATTTGTACCCTTGTaccctgtttttgtgtgtacaaCTCAATACAGAGGTGTGTCAGAAAACAAGAATTGGTGATAGTACTTATTTGTGCTCGGTGGAATTCCTCCCTGCGTTGATCATTGTTATTACATGTCTGTTTTTAATCATTCCAATATTAGAATCACCTTATTAAGattaagataagataaaataGTCCTTTATTAGGATTTACAGGAGCCACAAAGGGGGTGAAGTGCACACGGACATAAAAAAGATCACAAAATAGTTATAGcagtaatacaataaaaacaagaagccACAATACCTGAAATGAGATATTATATACACAGATATTAAATATTACAGACATATGTTACACGTGAAAGAAAGAACTATTGGACATTATACATCTCAACCACCGTGTGGGAAAATATatgttgaaatgaaacagaACGATCTCTTGCTATTGATCAGTGGTAGTGGAAGATGAAATCCCTTTCATGGTTCTAATACAGGGAGTCAAAAGGCCTCCGATGGTACAAACTGAGTGTTTGATGTTTTGGTCCGTCGGCCGTCTGATGTGGTGGATTTTGTCACTTGGAGCCATTAGTGTCGGTTGCAGTGGGCAGAAGACCCTCTAGGTGGTGGAGCTCTGGGCCCACGGACCTGTGGTACATTAAGCCGCATGAAGCCCAACTGAAGATCACGCTAGTGGTCGTTGCCAAGACAACAGGCGCACGAGTGAACTTTTCTCATTTCCTAATTGGGTCCGATAATCTACGGTTGTGTATCACCTTAATTAGCGCCCCACATGAAGACACGTGCACATCAGCCTGCACGGACGTAATGAGCAGCCATTGAGTATGAATCACCGCATCAGATTGTTGTGTCACGACAAAGCTTCAGGCATTAATATTCAGAAAGCATGAGGTGTCTCAGGTGGCCGGTTGTCCCCTTTTGTCTCCCACcaaattatttttctcttcggtgtttgtgcacaaatgtccatgaggaaggatattctccCGGCAGTGATCATGTTTGTGAACAAAACGACAAAATCCGCTGGGTCAGTCTCACTAGGGGACTTGTTCACTTGTTCATGGAGGGACATAAAgtatgaatacacacacacacacacacacacacacacacacacacacacacacacacacacacacacacacacacagagtgtgagacagtatttatttgtttcccaACTCTTCCAGAATCATTGGTTGTTTCGTGTAAATGTACTCAACGCACGTCTGTTGTCTTTGACAGAGATgctgaattaaaacaaagcagacgtttttttttttgcaattgtaGAGGCGAGAGTCCTATAGTGATGTTACTTTGGCAGTTTTGTCTTTCCGGTAAGGTCATCACCATAAGACGTTCTCtcattttgtattattgtattgAGCATAATTGATTGAGTCTTTCCTTCATCAGCAGAaagattgttttgttgtttctttgcagTCCATCGATTCATACACGAGGTCATGTGGCTTTTACTGTATTGAATTGATACAACAAAGCCTTGCTTTGTACAATATATTAAGTCCCCACTACCTTAGTGCAGGACAATGTCAGGTCCCTGAATATCAAGAAAACACATCAGAAGCGGTTGGCGTGCGGCGCATGACTAACCACGCCGCCATCCAGCGACGCCATCTTGCCGAAaggaacacaaagaaaagaaaaggcgcACAGTATCGGCTCGATGCCTCAGGCAGAGTTCGTCTGCTGTTAAACTGCGAGCAAAACCAAAGTTTGAAACGTATTAAGGGATCGTATCGGACGTCTCCAATGCTCTACACTTTGATCAACATTTCAattgtggacaaaaaaaaaaaaggctttgctGCTGTCTCTGCAAAGATAACAGCTCATTACTTTATTTCTACTTACTGTAAATGAGCACATTAGGACACcgctgtttattttctttccattaCATGTAAATGAGAGGCACCGGGAGATGAATGGACTCATAGAGGTACAAACCGTTTTCTGGCCTGAGTTTAGTTCACAGATCCCTGGTGCACTGATGGCTAACTTTAACCTCTGCGTTCACGGCTCCTCTGTTTGCTTTGGTTTCTGGATGCAGTCAATGGTCTGCAGGAAGCATTGGTCCAGAACGAGGGAATacctctgaggaggaggatggagaaagGAGTCATTCAAACCTGGAATGACAAATAGGTCAGGCTGTTTACGCATGCTGTGTTTACATAagtttgtgtttggtttggtGGGTTATGGGGCATTTTGGAATAAATCTACACCTTTCTGCGTAATACAGCTACATAAAACCATATTAAAATTGTTTGGTGGTGcgtaatttattttaaagtgaTGACACTCTTTAATGACTGAAATCAGCAAGGGCAACATTGGTTTTTCACTGGAATCACACAGGAAAAGGGGTATTGAACACGCAGCCGTGAGCTTGATTTAACATCTGATAGCTTCTTCCTAACATGTtgcacaaaattaaaaaaactgaaaatgtcaTACGAACCCACAAAAACAAACCTCATTTTTATTGGGAGGTTTTTATCTCATATATCTGAAAAACAACCAAAGAACATTGCATTCAGTAAACGATTTCCCCTTTGGAAAAGGATGCGGTGAAGTATTTGCTCCATCAACACACTTTATGACGCAAATCTCTACATTTTAAATACGCATTTGGCCGTTTGTGCAGAGCCGTGTCGCGTGATATCCCATCTGTTCCTCCAATGACACGTACTACCACATTCAAGGGCGCCTCTTCTTCTTTCCAGGAGCCATTCAAAACAGGCTCTGTTTTGTTACTGCGAGCATAAAGGCTTTCTTCATCACTTCCAAACTCTGATATTTTTGTCTTGTGGCACTTTCTCAGTCCAGCGGGGACCTGCCAATCTCCCACAGGGTACTGGAAGAAATAGTGCGGTATTTGAAGCAGTACACTAACTCAGCCATGCTTTTAAATTAAGCGTGATGtgcagaggaaagggaggaggggtcGGCGGGGGGGGCTAAAAAATCCTTTTGGCTActttgtaagaaaaaaaaaaaaacttggatGTTCGTATGAACTCCGCTGAGGATTAAGGAGCTAGGATGGGATTCTGTGCACATACGTGTGACATGCTCTGGGGAGCGTGTGCAGGACTACACTGGGAGTTTGTGAAGCTTCGGCCGGCGTTCATTTTCAACCACTATTCCCACACTGCTGGTTTCAAGTCAGAAAGGATTAGCAGCAATATTTTTAAAGGAAGGTTATAGTTTTTGGGATCTTAAATTTGGTATTTACTATTTAGCTTGGCCGGCCCCACATTTATTTAACCATCTGGAACCCAAATAAAACTCAAAACtcagagaaaatgtcaaagCAATGAATGTAAACAATTTATGACAAACATCTGGTCAAGATTCATTTCATTGATTGAATTGGATGTTTCATTAGCTTGTAAAAATATCAATTAAAACAGAATCAGACGCGGCTCTCTCCACATGTAATGCACGCAAAATGACTACCGGAGGAAAACATTCACATTGATTTAACCAAACGTGAcactgacatttttaaaacagcaaCCGGGAAAAATCAGCATCAAACATTTCCGTCGTCGGCAGGAAGACTTGTCTGATGCCATCAGGCGTCTCAAGCAGTTAAACCGAACAACACAGAGGAACCAACGCAAACTGTCTCTGAGGGTTCCattgggggggaggaaggagatccGTATGATGTCTGCGTGACAGAGGACGGGGGCCCGTTTCCTGCCGGGCTGCTGGTTGCCACATGTCACAAGGAGAAGGTACAGGGCTCAGCTGGATGTGATGTTGAGCAGGAAGAAGCCAGCTCCCCTGGTAAGTGTCTGGTCCGCGCTGTCACAGAGCCTGCAGGAAAGAAATGCTTGGCTTGTCTCATCACGTCACTGGCGAGCTGCAGGCCGTGGTGGAGGACGCTCTTCGGCGATGCCCGCAGCGGCGAGGACACGACatgcaacagcaacaaaaacacgtctttGCCGCCAAAACATGAGGTTTGGAGTGAGCAGAAGAAGAGTGTCCAATGCCAGGCATCATTATTTCTGTCTCCTGCCATTCAGGTAAGACAACTTCAGTGCGGTCAAAGATAGAAatgcaatgttgacaaatgACAAGTGATTTGTTGGAGAGTCTTTTCAGTTTGTCTATTCAGTTTCCGTTGCTCGGCAACTCCCAGCGCCCTGAGGGACACCGCTCACGGCACGGAGCCGTGACAGCTGGACGCGAGACAGAGATTGGGTGAAATTGAGTACGAAAATtgcgagaaagaaaaaggacaatTGGAAGAAAAACCTGCCAGGCGTCGTCATACCGCGCGGCCCCTGACCTTGGCATGACAGTTCTCCCCACTTGCACGGTCCTTACTTTGGATCAGATGTTatcttctccagctgctgcgGCGTCACCACCCCGCGGCGTTCCTCCTGGTACGCCTGTCCTGCCTCCGAAGACCTCGCTTTCCCCCTGGAAAATTCAAGCTCTGACAGTCAGAATCTGGTGGAAGAATAACACTGAGTGTACAGTTGGACTAATGAGACATCAGGTGGACGAGAAAAGTTCACTTACTTAAAGAAACCCACAATATAGAACTTTCGCACTACTGCAACTTAATAAAATGTTCCGCTGTGGTGTGTGATTGtagtgagggggaaaaaagtcccTTTTGCTTCATTTCTGCTTAATTTAGAATTATTATTCTAATACTTGGAACGAGGAAAGTCCAGATAACTATACAACTCTTGTTTTCTGTGCACCATCATtttcactaaataaataaatagaaataactCACTAAGCAATAAAAAGCGAGCGTGACCTTGAAATGAGTTTGTAGAATGGGCGGCAAATTAATTTAATAGTTTAGTAGTGCGGCATTGCAGCATTCCCTCACCTCATTAGAATTTTGATTGCTGTGAGACACAAAGATGTCACAATaaccaaatgaaaataattgcCACAGGAAAACAACAGCGTCTCCAGGGTTCAGTGCTCCTCAGGTGAATCATTAAACAAACCTGCAAACAAACCCTCGCACTCCTCAAGCACTCAGCGAACTAACAGcttt is drawn from Gasterosteus aculeatus chromosome 3, fGasAcu3.hap1.1, whole genome shotgun sequence and contains these coding sequences:
- the tmie gene encoding transmembrane inner ear expressed protein, with amino-acid sequence MVVDQPACPPQLLLRGWGAVLLSQCLSSVSSQVPDPELLPTDPPKKPDPITSESVVFWGLRLWQVIAIFSMFILAIIITLCCIFKCRIPRTKKEIEARHAQRLAAKKYANTLETVPPLNELTEIPGSAKVEEKEEVNTVSGKVDADKGDKKSKEGKKEGKAAKQEKGDEKDASSKKGEKGPKPDAAGGKGKKPGENGDKGEKGGKAAAKGGARKAQK